Proteins encoded within one genomic window of Sphingomonas sp. G-3-2-10:
- a CDS encoding TPM domain-containing protein: protein MTRIGFSEADHQRVSEAVAAAEHSTAGEIVTIVAERSDAYHDVGLHYAVAAMLIAAVLVAAWPGPLEHMLGWTSGPEVARTAYWLAIAQAVLFLAVRYALAWMPARMALTPGATKTRRVRRRAFELFRASAEKRTRGRVGILLYLSLAEHRAEIIADEAIHSKVPEDRWGEAMAALLAKLRQGDAAGGMVDAVAKIAAILEEPFPRGAHDVNELPDRLIEL from the coding sequence ATGACGCGAATCGGGTTCAGCGAAGCGGATCATCAGCGCGTCAGCGAAGCCGTGGCCGCGGCCGAGCATTCGACCGCAGGCGAGATCGTGACCATCGTCGCGGAACGATCGGACGCCTATCACGATGTCGGGCTGCACTATGCAGTGGCTGCGATGCTGATCGCGGCGGTGCTGGTGGCGGCGTGGCCCGGGCCGCTGGAACATATGCTGGGCTGGACCAGCGGGCCCGAAGTGGCGCGCACCGCCTATTGGCTGGCGATCGCGCAGGCCGTGCTGTTCCTCGCGGTGCGCTATGCGCTGGCATGGATGCCCGCGCGGATGGCGCTGACGCCGGGGGCGACCAAGACGCGGCGGGTGCGGCGGCGCGCGTTCGAGCTGTTCCGCGCCAGCGCGGAGAAGCGCACGCGCGGGCGAGTGGGCATCCTGCTCTACCTCAGCCTGGCCGAGCACCGCGCCGAGATCATCGCCGACGAAGCGATCCATTCGAAGGTGCCGGAAGATCGCTGGGGCGAGGCGATGGCCGCTTTGCTCGCGAAGCTGCGCCAGGGCGATGCGGCGGGCGGCATGGTCGACGCGGTTGCGAAGATCGCCGCGATCCTCGAAGAGCCGTTCCCGCGCGGTGCGCATGACGTGAACGAACTCCCGGACAGGCTGATCGAATTGTGA
- a CDS encoding TPM domain-containing protein, with the protein MKALRLLLALLLLLALPASAFAQTFPKLTGRVVDAANLLDPAQEAELTKLSEDIQKASTRQFVVATIPDLQGYPIEDYGYRLGRAWKIGQSEANNGIILIVAPKERLVRIEVGYGLEPIMTDGFSGLIIDREIRPRFRAGDMGGGIMAGAAAIAEQMKLPLEAGEARAKAKLDAERKTTVQQGDTRPRRTDDGFDLGSLGFLFVIVVMAIIFAAMRGASRRGRRYRGDGTGVAGEIGNILLWTAVDAALRSGGRRSGGGWSGGSGWGGGSSGGGGSSWSGGGGGFSGGSGSFGGGGATGSW; encoded by the coding sequence ATGAAGGCGCTGCGGCTTCTGCTGGCGCTGCTGCTGCTGCTCGCGCTTCCTGCGAGTGCGTTCGCGCAGACCTTTCCCAAGCTGACTGGCCGCGTGGTCGATGCCGCGAATCTGCTCGATCCGGCGCAGGAAGCCGAGCTGACCAAACTCTCCGAGGATATCCAGAAGGCGTCGACGCGCCAGTTCGTGGTGGCGACGATCCCCGATCTGCAGGGCTATCCGATCGAGGACTATGGCTACCGGCTGGGCCGCGCGTGGAAGATCGGCCAGTCCGAAGCGAATAACGGCATCATCCTGATTGTCGCGCCCAAGGAAAGGCTGGTGCGGATCGAGGTCGGATACGGGCTGGAGCCTATCATGACCGATGGGTTCTCTGGGCTGATCATCGACCGGGAAATCAGGCCGAGATTCCGCGCCGGCGACATGGGCGGCGGGATCATGGCCGGCGCGGCCGCGATCGCCGAGCAGATGAAATTGCCGCTCGAGGCCGGTGAGGCGCGCGCCAAGGCGAAGCTGGATGCCGAACGCAAGACGACGGTGCAGCAGGGCGACACACGCCCGCGCCGGACCGATGACGGGTTCGATCTGGGCAGCCTCGGCTTCCTGTTCGTGATCGTCGTGATGGCGATCATCTTCGCTGCGATGCGCGGCGCGTCGCGGCGGGGACGCCGCTATCGCGGCGATGGCACAGGCGTGGCCGGGGAGATCGGCAACATCCTGCTCTGGACGGCAGTCGACGCAGCGCTGCGCAGCGGCGGACGCCGTTCGGGTGGTGGCTGGTCCGGCGGCTCCGGATGGGGCGGCGGCAGCAGCGGCGGTGGCGGTTCGTCATGGAGTGGCGGCGGTGGCGGCTTTTCCGGCGGTAGCGGATCGTTCGGCGGCGGCGGCGCGACGGGGAGCTGGTGA
- a CDS encoding TPM domain-containing protein, with amino-acid sequence MLALVLLAGCGGQAPATNEAVANDVAANAVATPEPEPAQHVIDEAQLLAPATAASIQSRLAVLERNSGKRVLIVTLATLGGRNIDAVSEEIGARLGLADGVLLLIASQDRQMRLSVGRGSMGLLNDREAKHIVEQVMRPDLRANRFEAGIVKGVDRIASELSAVVA; translated from the coding sequence ATGCTGGCGCTGGTCCTGCTCGCCGGTTGCGGCGGGCAGGCGCCCGCGACGAACGAAGCCGTGGCCAACGACGTCGCGGCCAACGCGGTGGCGACTCCCGAACCCGAGCCGGCCCAGCACGTGATCGACGAGGCGCAGTTATTGGCGCCCGCCACTGCGGCGTCCATCCAGTCTCGGCTGGCGGTGCTGGAACGCAATTCGGGCAAGCGCGTGCTCATCGTGACGCTGGCGACGCTGGGCGGGCGGAATATCGACGCCGTTTCCGAAGAGATCGGCGCGCGGCTGGGCCTGGCCGACGGGGTTCTGCTGCTGATCGCCTCGCAGGACCGCCAGATGCGGCTTTCGGTCGGGCGCGGGTCGATGGGGCTGCTGAACGACCGCGAGGCGAAGCATATCGTCGAGCAGGTGATGCGGCCGGACCTGCGCGCGAACCGGTTCGAGGCGGGTATCGTCAAGGGCGTGGACCGGATCGCGTCGGAGCTTTCGGCGGTGGTCGCATGA
- a CDS encoding LemA family protein, protein MKLRAAFVLMSALLLSACGINSVPKAEEGAKARWADVQNAYQRRADLIPNIAATVKAAAGSEGKILTDVTNARARATSVQLAPGDLTDPAKVEAFRAAQDQLSGALGRLLVSVEAYPQLKSQDGWTMLIRELAGSENRISVSITDYNKAVEAYNVRVRTFPDAIGARIFYGAKPIVPYQSRAGAELPSNLEVILGNAN, encoded by the coding sequence ATGAAGCTACGTGCCGCATTCGTCCTGATGTCCGCGCTGCTGCTGTCGGCATGTGGGATCAACAGCGTCCCCAAGGCCGAGGAAGGCGCCAAGGCGCGCTGGGCCGATGTCCAGAACGCCTATCAGCGCCGTGCGGACCTGATCCCCAACATCGCCGCTACGGTAAAGGCGGCAGCGGGTTCCGAAGGCAAGATCCTGACCGACGTGACGAATGCCCGTGCCCGCGCGACATCGGTCCAACTGGCACCGGGCGACCTGACCGATCCGGCCAAGGTCGAAGCCTTTCGCGCCGCGCAGGATCAGCTGAGCGGCGCGCTCGGCCGGCTGCTCGTGAGCGTCGAAGCCTATCCGCAGCTCAAGAGTCAGGATGGCTGGACCATGCTGATCCGCGAGCTTGCGGGTAGCGAGAACCGGATTTCGGTCTCGATCACCGATTATAACAAGGCGGTCGAGGCCTATAACGTCCGCGTACGCACCTTTCCCGACGCGATCGGCGCGCGGATCTTTTACGGTGCCAAGCCGATCGTACCGTATCAGTCGCGGGCGGGTGCGGAGCTGCCGTCCAACCTCGAAGTCATTCTCGGGAACGCAAACTGA
- a CDS encoding Rrf2 family transcriptional regulator translates to MLTQRSRYALRAMLFLATQPADGKPIPMNRIAAEANVPRKFLELILADLREAGFLHSHRGKMGGYLLSRSTHLISLGEIIRVIEGPLALVPCVSRTAYRPCNDCKDEAACAIRAAMARVRDETARILDGTSLADAVAEDLAAA, encoded by the coding sequence ATGCTGACCCAGCGTTCCCGTTACGCGCTTCGCGCGATGCTTTTCCTGGCGACGCAACCTGCGGACGGCAAACCCATTCCGATGAACCGCATCGCGGCCGAGGCGAATGTGCCGCGCAAGTTCCTCGAACTGATCCTCGCCGATCTGCGCGAAGCGGGCTTCCTGCACAGCCATCGCGGCAAGATGGGCGGCTATCTACTGTCGCGATCGACGCACCTGATTTCGCTGGGCGAGATCATCCGCGTGATCGAAGGGCCGCTGGCGCTGGTGCCCTGCGTCAGCCGTACCGCCTATCGCCCGTGCAACGATTGCAAGGACGAAGCCGCCTGTGCGATCCGCGCGGCGATGGCGCGGGTCCGCGACGAGACCGCGCGCATCCTCGACGGCACCAGCCTGGCCGATGCGGTGGCCGAGGATCTCGCGGCCGCCTGA
- a CDS encoding histidine kinase dimerization/phosphoacceptor domain -containing protein → MAGQAIQDRNESWVERLPLAAGRPWLALGVTLAVVALAFVLRIAIRPAIPIGSPFVTFFPAVLLVSFLLGVRMGVVAALAGTVLGVFFFMSDPAAPGYFVTSVPSALAFGILVSLNLSIFHWMQRANAKLRAERERSSALAETRELLFRELQHRVSNNLQVAAGLLALQKSRVSDANARTALDEAARRLAVIGRISRQLYEAEGVTRNLRAFLEPLCADVVDAGGKPGVTLTIAGGEDMTLPSDAAIPVALIVAEAVSNAIEHGFADRDLGRIEVELVRDARGIRVEVRDDGHGLPESFDIAGRSSLGLSIATVLAGQLKGRFELVPRGDGAQGSAARLMMPER, encoded by the coding sequence ATGGCGGGGCAGGCGATCCAGGACCGGAACGAAAGCTGGGTCGAGCGCCTGCCGCTCGCGGCAGGGCGGCCGTGGCTGGCGCTGGGCGTCACGCTGGCCGTGGTTGCCCTCGCCTTCGTGCTGCGCATCGCGATCCGGCCCGCGATTCCCATCGGGTCGCCCTTCGTCACATTCTTCCCCGCGGTTTTGCTCGTCAGCTTCCTGCTGGGCGTGCGGATGGGCGTGGTCGCGGCGCTGGCGGGCACCGTGCTGGGTGTGTTCTTCTTCATGTCCGATCCGGCCGCGCCGGGCTATTTCGTCACTTCCGTGCCGTCCGCGCTGGCGTTCGGCATCCTGGTCTCGCTGAACCTGTCGATCTTCCACTGGATGCAGCGCGCCAATGCGAAGCTGCGGGCGGAGCGCGAGCGTTCTTCGGCGCTGGCCGAGACGCGCGAACTCTTGTTCCGCGAGCTTCAGCATCGCGTCTCGAACAATCTGCAGGTCGCGGCCGGGCTGCTGGCGTTGCAGAAGAGCCGGGTGAGCGACGCGAATGCGCGGACCGCGCTGGACGAAGCGGCGCGGCGGCTGGCGGTGATCGGGCGGATCAGCCGCCAGCTCTACGAAGCCGAAGGCGTGACGCGGAACCTGCGTGCGTTCCTCGAGCCGCTTTGCGCGGACGTGGTGGATGCGGGGGGCAAGCCCGGGGTGACACTGACCATCGCGGGCGGCGAGGACATGACCCTGCCGTCCGATGCGGCGATCCCGGTGGCGCTGATCGTGGCCGAAGCCGTGTCGAACGCGATCGAGCATGGCTTCGCCGATCGCGATCTCGGCCGGATCGAAGTCGAACTGGTGCGTGACGCGCGCGGCATCCGGGTCGAAGTACGCGACGACGGGCATGGCCTGCCCGAATCGTTCGACATCGCCGGGCGCAGCAGCCTGGGCCTGAGCATCGCGACGGTGCTGGCGGGGCAGCTGAAGGGCCGGTTCGAACTGGTGCCGCGTGGCGATGGCGCGCAAGGTTCGGCGGCGCGGCTGATGATGCCGGAGCGCTGA
- a CDS encoding TonB-dependent receptor — MNSRQLRFYLTGVLLAAIPAAPALAQSAPPAGERPAPQTPPARQDAGKPNEIVVSGARAEVTASPDRTSFNIANDLNAQNGTLADALRGVPGVEVDLQGNVSLRGDAGVTILIDGRPAAVMRSDARGDYLLATPASNIERVEVITNPSAAMSPEGSGGVINLVTKQAKKDTRFATLRGTIGNQGRAALGASGGLSKTGLSLNGDFNWRRMDNDGELEQIRSRYDSGSGTFLTSRQDSTQDAHGRSYTARAGIDYDPDKKNRISGEFTYRNNAMYARRDDHVAGPGGVGSYDRVSDTDASNKGVGFRGSWRRTLPGNGHELVADFSVDTGSQRRILDGVTTPAGGAAAYERIGNRFDRTDYGVKIDYKRPTGEGRSLNIGYQYDLITTEFDFSGARGTSAGALLPVAALTNRFDFEQGVHAVYGTWSLDLGKVELQPGVRFEQADIRIDQITSGVRVENDYFRVYPSLHVGYELSAKQKLRASYSRRIQRPSPTDLNPYTLYIDPLNQRRGNPALRPEVTDSFELSWQLRSGGSFYSLTGFYRRSQGGVTDVVQDLGGGVFLTTRANLATSQRAGIEAIANGKFSKTLGYNASATFQWNEIDPRLGGASTPRSGTTGTFRANLTWQPTAKDYFQINGFYSGDQLVAQGYRQSGGMLNLGYRRKVNDRFSLVLTAQNLLDSAQQRFVVDTPLIRDRITQRGMGRVFMLTLNYTLGSQGNRRRSDAIEFEGGGGGGVQ, encoded by the coding sequence ATGAACAGTCGTCAGCTTCGCTTCTACCTTACCGGCGTGCTCCTCGCCGCCATCCCCGCCGCTCCGGCGCTGGCGCAGAGCGCGCCTCCGGCGGGCGAGCGTCCCGCCCCCCAGACACCGCCCGCGCGGCAGGATGCCGGCAAGCCGAACGAGATCGTCGTCAGCGGCGCGCGCGCCGAGGTTACCGCGTCGCCCGACCGGACGAGCTTCAACATCGCCAACGATCTGAACGCGCAGAACGGGACGCTGGCGGATGCGCTGCGCGGGGTTCCGGGCGTCGAGGTCGATCTGCAGGGCAATGTCAGTCTGCGCGGCGATGCGGGCGTCACCATCCTGATCGACGGCCGCCCGGCCGCGGTGATGCGCAGCGACGCGCGGGGCGATTATCTGCTGGCGACCCCGGCATCGAATATCGAGCGGGTGGAAGTGATTACCAATCCCTCGGCGGCGATGAGCCCGGAAGGGTCGGGCGGGGTCATCAACCTGGTGACCAAGCAGGCCAAGAAGGACACGCGCTTCGCCACGCTGCGCGGCACGATCGGCAATCAGGGGCGCGCGGCGCTCGGCGCCAGTGGCGGCCTGTCCAAGACCGGCCTGAGCCTGAACGGCGACTTCAACTGGCGCCGCATGGACAATGACGGCGAGCTCGAGCAGATCCGCTCTCGCTACGACAGCGGCAGCGGTACCTTCCTCACCAGCCGCCAGGATTCGACGCAGGATGCGCATGGGCGATCCTATACCGCCCGCGCCGGTATCGATTACGATCCGGACAAGAAGAACCGCATCAGCGGCGAATTCACCTATCGCAACAATGCGATGTATGCGCGGCGGGACGACCATGTCGCGGGCCCGGGCGGCGTGGGCTCGTACGATCGCGTTTCGGATACCGATGCGTCGAACAAGGGCGTCGGCTTTCGCGGATCGTGGCGGCGCACCTTGCCGGGCAACGGGCACGAGCTGGTCGCCGATTTCAGCGTCGATACCGGATCGCAGCGGCGCATTCTCGACGGCGTGACCACGCCGGCCGGCGGGGCTGCCGCTTATGAGCGCATCGGCAATCGGTTCGACCGCACCGATTACGGCGTGAAGATCGATTACAAGCGGCCCACGGGTGAGGGCCGGTCGCTCAATATCGGCTATCAATATGATCTGATCACCACCGAGTTCGACTTTTCGGGTGCGCGCGGCACCAGCGCCGGCGCGTTGCTGCCGGTCGCGGCACTGACCAACCGGTTCGATTTCGAACAGGGGGTACACGCGGTCTATGGCACCTGGTCGCTCGATCTCGGCAAGGTCGAGCTGCAGCCGGGCGTGCGGTTCGAACAGGCCGATATCCGGATCGACCAGATCACCAGCGGCGTGCGCGTCGAGAACGACTATTTCCGGGTCTATCCGAGCCTGCATGTCGGCTATGAGCTTTCCGCCAAGCAGAAGCTGCGCGCCAGCTACAGCCGCCGCATCCAGCGGCCGTCGCCGACCGACCTCAATCCCTACACGCTCTATATCGATCCGCTGAACCAGCGGCGCGGCAATCCTGCGCTCCGCCCCGAAGTGACCGACTCGTTCGAGCTTTCGTGGCAGCTGCGCAGCGGCGGGAGCTTCTATTCGCTCACCGGTTTCTATCGCCGCTCGCAGGGCGGCGTGACCGATGTGGTGCAGGATCTGGGCGGGGGCGTATTCCTGACGACGCGCGCCAATCTGGCGACGTCCCAGCGCGCCGGGATCGAAGCGATCGCCAACGGCAAGTTCAGCAAGACGCTGGGCTACAACGCGTCGGCGACCTTCCAGTGGAACGAGATCGATCCGCGGCTGGGCGGCGCTTCGACGCCGCGATCGGGAACGACGGGTACGTTCCGCGCGAACCTGACCTGGCAGCCGACGGCCAAGGACTATTTCCAGATCAACGGCTTCTATTCGGGCGACCAGCTGGTGGCGCAGGGCTATCGCCAGTCGGGCGGGATGCTGAACCTCGGCTATCGCCGCAAGGTCAACGATCGCTTCAGCCTGGTGCTGACCGCGCAGAACCTGCTCGACAGCGCGCAGCAGCGGTTCGTGGTCGATACGCCGCTGATCCGCGATCGCATCACCCAGCGCGGCATGGGCCGGGTGTTCATGCTGACGCTGAACTATACGCTGGGCAGCCAGGGCAACCGGCGCCGCTCGGATGCGATCGAGTTCGAGGGCGGTGGCGGCGGGGGTGTGCAGTAA
- a CDS encoding ABC transporter ATP-binding protein, whose protein sequence is MQPIDDGTVPMTNDDPVLEITDLSKTYGRRGVRAVSNVSLSVRAGEVYGFLGANGAGKSTTIRMLLGLITPSSGSIRLFGQDLKYGQPSRRLGSLVDGGAFYPFLSGRRNLDVLARTQGLGPERIDDLLVQVGLEGAGKRKVKGYSTGMRQRLGVAAALLNDPDLVILDEPANGLDVAGIQEMRQLIRSLAEVHGKTVFLSSHLLNEVQQVCDRIAIIDRGVLIREDTVEGILKTEQRFHLVATPLEAARAALAETWPCEIEGEALQVRAETADAPEILRRLVAANIDIFSFAPHQRTLEEAFLAITGTETAHA, encoded by the coding sequence GTGCAGCCGATCGATGACGGGACAGTGCCGATGACGAATGACGATCCGGTTCTGGAAATTACGGACCTCAGCAAGACCTATGGCAGGCGCGGCGTCCGGGCGGTGTCGAACGTGTCGCTGAGCGTGCGCGCGGGGGAAGTCTATGGGTTCCTCGGCGCGAACGGAGCGGGCAAGAGCACGACGATCCGGATGCTGCTGGGGCTGATCACGCCCAGCTCGGGTTCGATCCGGCTGTTCGGACAGGATCTGAAATACGGCCAGCCCTCGCGCCGCCTCGGATCGCTGGTCGATGGCGGGGCCTTTTATCCCTTCCTCTCGGGCCGCCGGAATCTCGACGTGCTGGCGCGCACCCAGGGCCTCGGGCCGGAACGGATCGACGATCTGCTCGTGCAGGTCGGGCTGGAGGGCGCGGGCAAGCGCAAGGTGAAGGGCTATTCCACCGGGATGCGCCAGCGGCTCGGCGTCGCGGCGGCGCTGCTCAACGACCCCGATCTGGTGATCCTCGACGAACCCGCCAACGGCCTCGACGTCGCGGGCATTCAGGAGATGCGCCAGCTGATCCGCTCGCTCGCCGAGGTGCATGGCAAGACGGTGTTCCTGTCCAGCCATCTGCTCAACGAAGTGCAGCAGGTGTGCGACCGCATCGCGATCATCGATCGCGGCGTGCTGATCCGCGAAGATACGGTGGAAGGCATCCTCAAGACCGAGCAACGCTTCCACCTCGTGGCGACGCCGCTCGAGGCCGCCCGCGCCGCGCTGGCGGAAACCTGGCCCTGCGAAATCGAAGGCGAAGCGCTGCAGGTACGCGCGGAAACCGCCGATGCGCCCGAAATCCTCCGGCGGCTGGTGGCCGCCAATATCGACATCTTCAGCTTCGCGCCGCACCAGCGCACCCTCGAGGAAGCCTTCCTCGCCATCACCGGAACGGAGACGGCCCATGCGTAA
- a CDS encoding ABC transporter permease, whose product MRNLVSAEWTKMLPHKGTWMLVWIYPALFFVVLTIAIFAEGKNPDAMTAKGWIDDTTMIWYTPTITLGRYFIAAYFALVFAGEYGWNTWKLVVPHAARWKLVASKYLVALGLLYIAWIATALLSIVMQYVRTAIVGEAVPAGVTFGALLNGHLSLMVLGIAPLLIAATYASLVAVLTRSTLAAFIVSLVLITLDELYGKIVLWLSTFGMEWPAALYRVLPGYHLDNLSSWIRTGAGFQYKLATGTVIACSQTVSLLALAAWIAGLAGLTFFAFRRQDIN is encoded by the coding sequence ATGCGTAACCTGGTCTCCGCCGAATGGACCAAGATGCTGCCCCACAAGGGCACGTGGATGCTGGTGTGGATCTATCCGGCGCTGTTCTTCGTGGTGCTGACCATCGCGATCTTCGCCGAGGGCAAGAATCCCGATGCGATGACCGCGAAAGGCTGGATCGATGACACCACGATGATCTGGTACACGCCCACCATCACGCTGGGCCGCTATTTCATCGCCGCCTATTTCGCGCTCGTGTTCGCGGGCGAATATGGCTGGAACACGTGGAAGCTGGTGGTGCCGCACGCCGCGCGATGGAAGCTGGTCGCGTCGAAATATCTGGTGGCGCTCGGACTGCTCTACATCGCCTGGATCGCGACGGCCCTGCTGTCGATCGTGATGCAATATGTCCGCACCGCCATTGTCGGCGAAGCGGTGCCGGCCGGCGTCACCTTCGGCGCGCTGCTGAACGGGCATCTCAGCCTGATGGTGCTGGGGATCGCACCGCTGCTGATCGCGGCCACCTATGCCAGCCTCGTCGCGGTGCTGACGCGGTCGACCCTCGCGGCGTTCATCGTCTCGCTGGTGCTGATCACGCTGGACGAGCTCTATGGCAAGATCGTCCTCTGGCTGAGCACCTTCGGCATGGAATGGCCGGCCGCGCTGTACCGCGTCCTGCCGGGCTATCACCTCGACAATCTGTCGAGCTGGATCCGGACCGGCGCGGGCTTCCAGTACAAGCTTGCGACCGGCACCGTCATCGCCTGTTCGCAGACGGTGTCGCTGCTGGCGCTGGCGGCATGGATCGCCGGGCTCGCCGGGCTGACCTTCTTCGCGTTCCGGCGGCAGGACATCAACTGA
- the pnp gene encoding polyribonucleotide nucleotidyltransferase, producing the protein MFNTKKVEIQWGGQTLTLETGKVARQADGAIMATLGETVVLCAVTAAKSVKDGQDFFPLTVHYQEKYSAAGRIPGGFFKRERGATEKETLVSRLIDRPIRPLFPEGFYNEINAIAQVLSYDGENEPDILAMVAASAALTISGVPFMGPIGAARVGYVNGEYVLNPTDKQVAEGDLDLVVAATHDAVMMVESEANELSEEIMLGAVLFAHDACREVVKAIIALAEQAAKDPWEVASGNENAAIKDKLKKLIGKDIEAAYKLTDKSARSNALNEARAKAKAQFTADGLSPQEVMAGIKLTKKLEADIVRGAILKTGKRIDGRSTTQIRPIVAETHFLPRAHGSALFTRGETQTIATATLGTKDAEQMIDGLNGLSYQNFMLHYNFPPYSVGEVGRFGAPGRREVGHGKLAWRALHPVLPTKEEFPYTIRLTSDITESNGSSSMASVCGGSLAMMDAGVPIKRPVSGIAMGLILEGKDFAILSDILGDEDHLGDMDFKVAGTSEGITTMQMDIKIAGITREIFEKALNQAKEGRAHILGEMAKALGETRSELSAHAPRIETFTIDKSKIRDVIGTGGKVIREIVATTGAKVDIDDEGVIKVSSSDVSQIEAAINWIKGIVEEAEVGKIYTGKVVNLVDFGAFVNFMGGKDGLVHVSEIKNERVEKVADVLSEGQEVKVKVLEIDQRGKVRLSMRVVDQETGEELEDTRPAREPREGGDRGPRGDRGDRGGDRRRDGGGGRDRGPRRDGGGGRGGDRDGGRGPRRERSEGEDKGGEDIGLPAFLTGDRD; encoded by the coding sequence ATGTTCAACACGAAGAAAGTAGAAATCCAGTGGGGCGGACAGACCCTCACGCTGGAAACGGGCAAGGTTGCCCGCCAGGCTGACGGCGCCATCATGGCGACGCTCGGCGAGACCGTGGTGCTTTGCGCGGTGACCGCCGCCAAGTCGGTGAAGGACGGGCAGGACTTCTTCCCGCTCACCGTGCACTATCAGGAAAAATATTCGGCAGCCGGCCGTATCCCGGGCGGCTTCTTCAAGCGTGAGCGCGGCGCGACCGAGAAGGAAACGCTGGTTTCGCGCCTGATCGACCGTCCGATCCGTCCGCTGTTCCCCGAAGGCTTCTACAACGAGATCAACGCGATCGCGCAGGTCCTGTCGTATGACGGCGAGAACGAGCCGGACATCCTCGCGATGGTCGCCGCTTCGGCTGCGCTCACCATCTCGGGCGTGCCCTTCATGGGCCCGATCGGCGCCGCGCGCGTCGGTTACGTCAACGGCGAATATGTCCTGAACCCGACCGACAAGCAGGTCGCCGAGGGTGACCTCGACCTGGTCGTCGCCGCCACCCACGACGCCGTGATGATGGTCGAATCCGAAGCCAATGAGCTGTCGGAAGAGATCATGCTGGGCGCCGTCCTGTTCGCGCACGACGCGTGCCGCGAAGTCGTCAAGGCGATCATCGCGCTCGCCGAGCAGGCTGCCAAGGATCCGTGGGAAGTCGCTTCGGGCAACGAGAATGCCGCGATCAAGGACAAGCTGAAGAAGCTGATCGGCAAGGATATCGAGGCGGCCTACAAGCTGACCGACAAGTCCGCCCGCTCGAACGCACTGAACGAAGCCCGCGCCAAGGCGAAGGCCCAGTTCACTGCCGACGGCCTGTCGCCCCAGGAAGTCATGGCCGGCATCAAGCTGACCAAGAAGCTGGAAGCCGATATCGTCCGCGGCGCGATCCTCAAGACCGGCAAGCGCATCGACGGCCGCTCGACCACCCAGATCCGTCCGATCGTGGCCGAAACGCACTTCCTGCCGCGCGCGCACGGCTCGGCGCTGTTCACCCGCGGCGAGACCCAGACCATCGCCACGGCGACGCTGGGCACCAAGGATGCGGAGCAGATGATCGACGGCCTGAACGGCCTGTCGTACCAGAACTTCATGCTGCACTATAACTTCCCGCCCTATTCGGTCGGCGAAGTGGGCCGCTTCGGCGCCCCGGGCCGTCGCGAAGTCGGTCACGGCAAGCTGGCATGGCGCGCGCTGCACCCGGTGCTGCCGACCAAGGAAGAGTTCCCCTACACGATCCGCCTGACCAGCGACATCACCGAGTCGAACGGCTCGTCGTCGATGGCGTCGGTCTGCGGCGGTTCGCTCGCGATGATGGACGCCGGCGTGCCGATCAAGCGTCCGGTCTCGGGCATCGCGATGGGCCTGATCCTCGAAGGCAAGGATTTCGCGATCCTGTCGGACATCCTGGGTGACGAAGATCACCTCGGCGACATGGACTTCAAGGTGGCCGGCACGTCCGAGGGCATCACCACGATGCAGATGGACATCAAGATCGCGGGCATCACGCGCGAGATCTTCGAGAAGGCGCTGAACCAGGCCAAGGAAGGCCGCGCGCACATCCTCGGCGAAATGGCCAAGGCGCTGGGCGAGACCCGCTCGGAGCTGTCGGCTCATGCGCCGCGCATCGAGACCTTCACCATCGACAAGTCGAAGATCCGCGACGTGATCGGTACCGGCGGCAAGGTGATCCGCGAGATCGTCGCCACCACCGGCGCCAAGGTCGACATCGACGACGAGGGCGTGATCAAGGTTTCGTCGTCGGACGTTTCGCAGATCGAAGCCGCGATCAACTGGATCAAGGGCATCGTCGAGGAAGCCGAAGTCGGCAAGATCTACACCGGCAAGGTCGTCAACCTGGTCGATTTCGGTGCGTTCGTGAACTTCATGGGCGGCAAGGACGGTCTCGTCCACGTCTCGGAGATCAAGAACGAGCGCGTCGAGAAGGTCGCGGACGTCCTGAGCGAAGGCCAGGAAGTCAAGGTCAAGGTCCTCGAGATCGACCAGCGCGGCAAGGTTCGCCTGTCGATGCGCGTCGTCGATCAGGAAACCGGCGAAGAACTGGAAGACACCCGCCCGGCGCGTGAACCCCGCGAAGGCGGCGACCGCGGCCCGCGCGGCGATCGTGGCGATCGCGGCGGCGACCGTCGTCGTGACGGCGGCGGCGGCCGTGACCGTGGTCCGCGTCGCGATGGCGGTGGCGGCCGTGGCGGCGATCGCGATGGTGGGCGCGGCCCGCGCCGCGAGCGTTCGGAAGGTGAGGACAAGGGCGGCGAGGACATCGGCCTCCCCGCATTCCTGACCGGCGACCGCGACTAA